The Deinococcus gobiensis I-0 genome includes the window CAGGAAGTCATCATCAAGCGGGTCTCCAATGGCGTCCTCCTTCTTCCCCAGGACCCGGAAGGTCAACTCGCCTTCTGGCAGGGCTGGTACACCGCCATTCCCGAGACCGACGTCCCGCTGACCCGCGAGGACCTTCCCCTCCAGGACCGTGACTGGACGTTGTAATGTCCGTCACCCACCTCCTCGACACGAACACCTGCATCTACATCATCAACCGTCGTCCCCCAGGCGTCGCTGAAAAGTTCGCGCAGTTTTCACCGGACGCCATCGGTCTGTCGAGCATCACCCTTGCCGAACTGCATTTTGGCGTAGCCAAGAGCGGCTCGACCAAGAACCTCAAGGCGCTGGAGGCTTTCCTTGAACCTCTGGAAGTGCTGCCCTTCAGTGCGGCCGCCAGCGTCCTGTATGGCCGCATCCGCACCGAGTTGGAGCGGCAGGGCCAGCCGATCGGCGCGATGGATCTCCTGATTGCTGCTCATGCCCTGACCCTGGGCGTCACCCTCGTGACCCACAACCGCAGGGAGTTTGACCGGGTGGCTGGCCTCCAGATCGACAACTGGTTCAGTCCGGAAGTTCGCTGAACGGGCGAGCAGCCTGAATACTCCTATTTCATCAGGAGTTTCTTTCTGCGCTAAGACAGGCTTTTCCAGACCCATACGCATGAATTGACAACCCCTGCATAGCGGGCTATATTTAAGGAATCAAGGCGGCCTCCGGGTCGCCTTCTTCTTTGTGGTCTAGCTGACCTGGGACACTCCAAAGATCTAATCTCAAGTTGGGAGCTTCCACGGGCCCGAACATCATTCCTCTGGCAACGGGTAGGAGGATTGACCAGGGTCTGTGCGACTGAACGACCCGCCAAGCAGGATCTAGGACCAGATGCACCTGCCGATGTGGCACTCGCTGTTGACCCTTAGCATTTCAGCATGCCCCTGAAGGTTCGGCCAGTTCCACCGATGGAAGCGTTGCCCGCTCTCTCGACGTTGTACGGAACCAGCCCAGAGGCATTCCGGCAGGTCACT containing:
- a CDS encoding antitoxin; translation: MTTAKLFLTGRSQAVRLPKAFRFEGQEVIIKRVSNGVLLLPQDPEGQLAFWQGWYTAIPETDVPLTREDLPLQDRDWTL
- the vapC gene encoding type II toxin-antitoxin system tRNA(fMet)-specific endonuclease VapC; the encoded protein is MSVTHLLDTNTCIYIINRRPPGVAEKFAQFSPDAIGLSSITLAELHFGVAKSGSTKNLKALEAFLEPLEVLPFSAAASVLYGRIRTELERQGQPIGAMDLLIAAHALTLGVTLVTHNRREFDRVAGLQIDNWFSPEVR